The Stenotrophomonas sp. NA06056 genome segment GAGGCGTTGTCGGTGTGGGCCGAACCCCGCGGCGTGGCCGCGGAAGCGCTGGATACCGACGCGGTGCGCCAGTTCGTTGCCGATGAACACCGCCGTGGCCTGTCGGCCAAGAGCCTGCAGCGCAGATTGTCGGCCTGCCGCAGCTTCTATGCCTGGCTGCTCAAGCATGGCCGTATTGAAGCCAGCCCGGCAGCGACGCTGAAAGCGCCGCGCGCACCGAGACGGTTGCCGCAGGTTCTCGATGCCGACGAAGCCGTGCAGCTGGTTGAACTGGAGCCGGAAGGCGAACTGGGCCGTCGTGACCGCGCGCTGCTGGAACTGTTCTATTCCTCCGGCCTGCGCTTGAGCGAAGTCTGCGCACTGACCTGGCGCGATCTGGATTTCGCCAGCGGCCTGGTCAACGTGATGGGCAAGGGCAACCGGCAGCGTCGCGTCCCTTTCGGAAAGCCGGCGCGCGAAGCGCTTTTGACCTGGCGCAGCGAAAGCGGCGGTGGTGCTGCCACACCGGTTTTCCCGGGCCGCAACGGGCCGATCAGCCAGCGCGCGGTGCAGATCCGCATCCGCCAGTTGGCGCAGCGCCAAGGCCTGTTCAAGCACGTGCACCCGCATATGCTGCGGCACAGTTTCGCCAGCCACATCCTGGAATCCTCCGGCGACCTGCGCGGCGTGCAGGAACTGCTCGGCCACGCCGACATCGCCACCACGCAGATCTACACGCACCTGGATTTCCAGCATCTGGCCAAGGTCTATGATGCGGCGCATCCGCGTGCGAAACGCCGCAAAGACCCGCCCGACAAGGGGGGGTAGCGCCGGGCCATGCCCGGCGAGCGCGCAGCGCGGGCTGCGTCGCATGCACGACACAGGGATCGCACAGCCGCCGGGCATGGCCCGGCGCTACCGGAACGGCCGCCGCTTGATCTTGATCAGGGCAGCGTAGGGGCGACCGGCGCATCGTGGCCGCAGGCCACGAGGAGATGCCGACCATGGCAAAGCCCATTCCGCTGCGTCCCAAGCACCCCGAGCGCATCTGCTGGGGCTGCGACCGCTACTGCGCAGCTGACGCACTGGCCTGTGGCAACGGCTCCGGCCGCACCCAGCACCCGATCGAGACGCAGGGTGAAGACTGGTATGTGGCATGGGGCATCGAGCCCAATCCGGACCGGCCATCGCATGCCAAGCGCTGAACGGCAGCCATCCGCGCAGGCTTGATCGCACCCGGCGCTGTCCCCATGTCCCGTGAACAGCTATCGGAGGCCGCATGGACCCCAGTCAGAATCCCACCGTTTTCCACGCCACCACCATCGTCTGCGTTCGTCGCGGCGAGCACGTGGCTATTGCTGGCGACGGCCAGGTCACCCTCGGCCACACGGTGATGAAGGGCAACGCACGCAAGGTCCGCCGCCTCGGCCGTGATGGCCAGGTGCTGGCCGGTTTCGCCGGCGCCGCCGCCGATGCCTTCACCCTGTTCGAGCTGTTCGAGGCCAAGCTGGAAAAGCATGGCCAGCTGCAGCGTGCTGCGGTCGAGCTGGCCAAGGATTGGCGCACCGAGCGTCGCCTCGGCAAGCTTGAAGCCCTGCTTGCCGTGGCCGACAAGGAAACCTCGCTGATCATCAGCGGCACCGGCGACGTGATCGAGCCGGAGGACGGCATCATCGCCATCGGCTCCGGTGGTTCGTATGCGCTGTCTGCTGCACGCGCGCTGATGGCGCACACCGAACTGGATGCACGGACCATCGCCAGCGAAGCGATCGGCATCGCCGGCGACATCTGCATCTACACCAATCGCAACGTGGTGGTCGAGGAGCTGTAACGCTCCCCGATCCGCCGGGCATGGCCCGGCGCTACCGACAACGAATCCGTGAGCACACCCATGTCGCACAAGATCGAAGTTTCCTCCGCCACCATGACCCCGCGCGAGATCGTGCAGGAGCTGGACCGGCACATCGTCGGCCAGCATGACGCCAAGCGCGCGGTCGCCATTGCCCTGCGCAACCGCTGGCGCCGCATGCAGCTGCAGCCCGAGCTGCGCAACGAGGTCATGCCCAAGAACATCCTGATGATCGGCCCGACTGGCGTCGGCAAGACCGAGATCGCACGCCGCCTGGCCACGCTGGCCAACGCGCCGTTCGTGAAGGTCGAAGCGACCCGCTTCACCGAAGTCGGCTACGTCGGCAAGGACGTCGAGCAGATCATCCGTGATCTGGCCGATACCGCCGTCAAGCTGTACCGCGAGCAGGCCAAGGTGCGGGTGCGTACCCAGGCCGAAGAGCGTGCCGAAGACCGCATCCTCGATGCGCTGCTGCCGCGCCGCAGTGGTGGCATCGGCTTCGACCCGGAAGCGGCGCGTAATGAGCCGTCGGCCCAGGACAACGAGACCCGCATCAAGTTCCGCAAGATGCTGCGCAACGGCGAGCTGGACGATCGCGAGATCGAACTCGACCTCACCGCCAACGTCAGCATGGACATCATGACCCCGCCGGGCATGGAGGAAATGGGCCAGCAGCTGAAATCGATGTTCGCCAACCTCGGCGGTGGCGCCAAGGCGCACAAGCGCACGCTCACCATCAAGGCCGCGCGTCCGCTGCTGCAGGAAGAAGAAGCGGGCAAGCTGGTCAACGAGGACGACATCCGCACCGCCGCGATCGAAGCCTGCGAACAGCACGGCATCGTGTTCATCGACGAGATCGACAAGGTCGCCAAGCGTGGCGATAACGTGGGCGGTGGCGATGTGTCCCGTGAAGGCGTGCAGCGCGATCTGCTGCCGCTGGTGGAAGGTTCCAACGTGTCCACCAAGTACGGCACGATCAAGACCGACCACATCCTGTTCATCGCATCGGGCGCGTTCCACCTGGCCAAGCCCAGCGACC includes the following:
- a CDS encoding DUF3079 domain-containing protein is translated as MAKPIPLRPKHPERICWGCDRYCAADALACGNGSGRTQHPIETQGEDWYVAWGIEPNPDRPSHAKR
- the hslU gene encoding ATP-dependent protease ATPase subunit HslU; protein product: MSHKIEVSSATMTPREIVQELDRHIVGQHDAKRAVAIALRNRWRRMQLQPELRNEVMPKNILMIGPTGVGKTEIARRLATLANAPFVKVEATRFTEVGYVGKDVEQIIRDLADTAVKLYREQAKVRVRTQAEERAEDRILDALLPRRSGGIGFDPEAARNEPSAQDNETRIKFRKMLRNGELDDREIELDLTANVSMDIMTPPGMEEMGQQLKSMFANLGGGAKAHKRTLTIKAARPLLQEEEAGKLVNEDDIRTAAIEACEQHGIVFIDEIDKVAKRGDNVGGGDVSREGVQRDLLPLVEGSNVSTKYGTIKTDHILFIASGAFHLAKPSDLIPELQGRFPIRVELGALSKADFVRILTEPKAALTKQYEALLATEGVKVSFTTDAIDRLAEIAFQVNERQENIGARRLHTVLERLLDSLSYEAPDRDGETLAIDSAYVDTHLGELVQDPDLSRYIL
- the xerC gene encoding tyrosine recombinase XerC; amino-acid sequence: MSAVQAFLQHLQVERRMSAHTLDAYRRDLEALSVWAEPRGVAAEALDTDAVRQFVADEHRRGLSAKSLQRRLSACRSFYAWLLKHGRIEASPAATLKAPRAPRRLPQVLDADEAVQLVELEPEGELGRRDRALLELFYSSGLRLSEVCALTWRDLDFASGLVNVMGKGNRQRRVPFGKPAREALLTWRSESGGGAATPVFPGRNGPISQRAVQIRIRQLAQRQGLFKHVHPHMLRHSFASHILESSGDLRGVQELLGHADIATTQIYTHLDFQHLAKVYDAAHPRAKRRKDPPDKGG
- the hslV gene encoding ATP-dependent protease subunit HslV, coding for MDPSQNPTVFHATTIVCVRRGEHVAIAGDGQVTLGHTVMKGNARKVRRLGRDGQVLAGFAGAAADAFTLFELFEAKLEKHGQLQRAAVELAKDWRTERRLGKLEALLAVADKETSLIISGTGDVIEPEDGIIAIGSGGSYALSAARALMAHTELDARTIASEAIGIAGDICIYTNRNVVVEEL